GTATCGAAGCATTCTTCGTGGGGACGCATCGCATCAGAAAGGTTCACCCCCTGTTGTACTTCGGTTTTGATGGCACTGAGGGCTTTGCGCATTTTGATGTTGGAGTGATTTTCTCCCAAAATAGTGAGGCAGCGGACGATCGCCACCCCAGCATTGATCATCACGGCGAACTGACGCGAAAAAACGGCTTTGTCTTTGATGGAAACCTTGGCCATGGCTTCCTCAAGGAAAGACAGGTCAATTTCCCCGGGCTTCATAATTTTGCCCACCTCTGGGTAGCGGGCTGAGAGCATGGTGCGGGCCTGCTCGGGGGAATTGGCTTCGATTTTTTCTTTGAGCTTTTGACCGTTACGGTCAACGACCTGTGCGACGTACTGTGCCATGGTTTCTAGTTACTTGAGAGAGATGAAATAATTCAGAGTTCAGTCAACGGTAAGCTTGATTTAACGGCGTTTTGCGGCAGCACCTGCCCCTAGAGCTCCCCCAACGAGACGTTGGAGCTCATCGGGTTTACCGCTCTTGGAGAGCGCTTCTTCGAAGGTGACAGACCCTGTGGCCACTAATGCAGCGAGGGCCTGTTCCATGGTTTGCATTCCCAGTTTCATCCCCGTTTGAATCGCAGAATAAATTTGGGCGGTTTTTCCTTCCCGAATCAGGTTGGCGATCGCCGGCGTGACCACCATCATTTCCTGGGCCATGGCCCGACCAAATTCCCCGGGTTTCGGGTTCGCTTTTTTCACCAAACATTGACTAAATACCGCCAGGAGCGAATTAGAAAGCATCGCTCGAATCTGTGGCTGTTGAATCGGTGGGAACACATCCAACATCCGGTCAATGGTGCTAGCGGCGGAATTGGTATGGAGCGTCCCAAAGACTAAGTGGCCTGTTTCTGCCGCAGAAATTGCCAAAGAGATGGTTTCCAAGTCCCGCATTTCTCCTACGAGGATAATGTCTGGATCTTCCCGGAGAGCCGCCCGAAGCGCATTGGCAAAGCTTTTTGTATCCTCTCCCTTTTGCCGCTGGTGAAACAGGCTTTTGTGGTTCGGGAAAACATATTCAATGGGATCTTCGACGGTGAGAATATGCTCGGCGCGGGTGCGGTTAATCAGATCTAACATTGCCGCCATGGTGGTGGTTTTTCCGGAGCCGGTTTGGCCAGTCACGAGCACCAGGCCCCGGGGACGTTCAGCCATTTCTCGGACAATATCAGGTAAACCCAGTTGATCGAAGTTGGGGATTTTTGAAGACAGAGCCCTGAGACAAGCGGCATAACAGCCCCGTTCTTTATAAACATTGACCCGGAACCGCGCTAAACCCTTGACACCGTAGGAACAGTCTAATTCCCAGTTTTGTTCGAGGTCTTTACGCTGGGTATTGTTGAGCATGCTGAAGATCAGCTTTTGGGCTTCCTGGGCCGAAAGGGGCTCATCGTTGATGGGGCCGAGTTTTCCACTAACGCGGAAGTAGACGGGGGCACCGGCTTGGATATGCATATCAGAGCCGCCCATTTCGACGAGTTGCTCCATTAGGTCTTCGATCATGTATTCCATTGCGCTGTTACTCCTGGGGGTGAAATGGGAGAAAGAAAATGTGGGTTGGAATTTTAAGGGAGGGTTTTAACTCTGTTGTAGGTTATTTTGCCCAAAGGGCGATCGCCAATAAACAGTTATTATCAGGTCTTAACCAAAGCGGGGGGTCATGCAATAAGGGCAATCAATCCATTCTGGTTTGAGTTCGGCGCTGCAAGTCTGACAAACAAGACCTGTTTTGCGTTTGGCTTTTAGTTCCGCTTCTAGGCCCGAGTCCGTAAAGGTCACCCGGTCGACCTCTTCAAAGGTGGTGTGGCCTTCCCTGACCAGCTCCAAGCTATAAGCCAAAATACTGAGCATCCCTGCCTGGACTGCGGCTTCTTTAATCATGTCTGTGGTAGCGCCGCTGTTGATCAACCGTTCGATCTCCTCGCTATTTTGCATAAACTCATAGACCCCAACCCGGCCTTTGTAGCCGCCGCCACCACATTTGGGACAGAGGCTGCCAGTGTCTTTGGCGATTTGAATTTGTTCTGGGGTGAGGGTATTGGCACGATAGACAGTGAGCTGACCACTTTCGCTGCTGGAAATTCCGTAACGGGCTAATTCTTCTACCGTTGGTTCGTAGGGGATGCGACATTCGCTACAAACTCGCCGCATGAGTCGTTGGGCTAAAACCCCCAAAAGTGCCCCAGACACCATAAAGGGCTCTACCCCCATTTCATCAAGGCGGGCGATCGCCCCTGGTGCATCGTTAGTGTGGAGAGTTGTTAAAACCAAGTGCCCTGTTAGGGCGGCTTCGATCGCTGTTTTGGCTGTTTCTTTGTCTCGGGTTTCTCCCACAAGAATCACGTCTGGATCCTGTCGCAAAAAGGCTCGCAGAATCGAGGCAAAGTCCATCCCTTTTTCCCGAATCACCTGCACCTGGGTAATCCCCGGCAATGAATATTCAATTGGGTCTTCGGCGGTACTGATGTTCACCCCAGGATTATTGCGTTCCGCGAGGATCGAATAGAGCGTTGTGGACTTCCCCGAGCCCGTCGGCCCCGTCACCAAGATCAACCCAAAAGGCCGCTGGGCTAGCTCCCTGACCTGACTCAAGATATTTTGATTGGTAATCAAGAGATCGAGCCCCAGTTGGGTCGAAGAATTATCCAAAATCCGGAGGACAATTTTTTCTCCGTAGCGACTGGGTAAACTATTGACCCGAAAATCGACTTTTCTACCCTTAAACACCCGCCGGATTCGACCGTCCTGAGGCGATCGCCGCTCTGCAATATCTAGATCCGCCATGATTTTAAAACGCGCCGAAACAGCGGGAATAATTCGTTTTGGCAAGGGATCAAAAGCATATTGCAACACACCATCCCGACGGAAGCGGATGCGGAGGTCATTTTCCTGGGGCTCAATATGAATGTCAGAAGCCCCTTCCTGGAGTGCCTTCAGCAAAACTTTATTCACAAGCTTAATCACAGGAGCAGAACTGGCCTGATTTTCGTTCATCAGGTCGGCGCTATCATCCCCCTGTTCTTCGAGCTCACCACTGACACCCAAATCCAGGTCTTCAATGTCTACTGCCTTCTTGAGGGCCGCCGCTTCTGCCGCTTTAGCCGCTTGTTCTTGCTGTTGAATCTGGACCTGAACCTGTTGCTCTAGGTAGCCATCAAGGACTTGGCGGTAGTCATCTTCGGTAATGACGATGCGCCGCAGGGTGAGATTTTGGAGACGAAAAAGGCGGTTGAGGTCATCCTGGGCAGCGAGGTTATCGGGCTCCACCATCGCCACAATCACTTCGTCTTGAATGCGACGAATCGGTAAAAGGCGGTGACGACGGCATAACTCTACGGGTACAAGGGAATTAACCAGCTCTCCCATCTGGTCAATGTCGATTTTTTGCACCTCTGGGTCAATGGAGTTGAGCCCGTAGAGGATTTTGAGCTCAAAAAGATGGTGCTTTTTGTATTGTTGGACTAATTCAGGAGAAAGCGCCTTTCCGGTTAATTCTTCGACAATGGCGGTGAGGGGACGACCACTACGGCGGGTTTCAACGAGTGCTTTTTCCATCTGTTGATGGTCAATAACTCCCTGCTGAATTAACTTGTTACCAAAGGGGGAGAAGTCATTGCGGAGGGCAAGGGCTCTTGTCCGTTTTGGAAGGGGGGATTGGGTCATAGGAGGCACCAGACAGCATTGGGAAAGGTTGAAGACTGGAAATGGGCAGTCACAGCATTTTGAGTCGGGAGATTTCAATGCCGAATGTAGCAGAAAGTACCCTGTTTCGTGATGGGTTTGGGCGGCGCATCCCACCGTTACCGATTGGTTTTTGGGCGGATAATACTGCTTGCATTCTTTTCCAATATAGCTGTTGCCTGAAGTTTTATTCTTTTTCTGGGAAGGGGGCAGGATCCATGGGTGACAATGTTACATTTAGTAATGTTGAAATACATCTAATGTCTCTTAAGGTTAGGCGATCGCCATCCATCCCCACTAAGATGAAGGCGATTCAAAACATCGACAATAGACCTATCGCTAACCCCTAACAAACAAATAGTTCAGATAACCATGGTAGAAGACACGAAAAATCTTGATAGCCCCATTGAGCCAGGCTCCACCCCCGAGTCCACTGCTGACGCGGCCCCAGGAAACACCATCGAGTCTAACCTTGGAGATGACGCCGCTACCACTGAAGTTCAAGTCAACGAAGTCTTTGACACCGATGAAGATAGCCAAGAAGATGATACTCCCTTAGACAGTGCTGAGCTAGAACTCGTCGTCGCCGCCTTACAACAGGAAATTACCACCCTCCGCCAGCAACTCAATACCCAAAGCCAACAGACAGAAGACTTTAAAGGGCAGTACTTGCGCATCGTTGCCGACTTTGAAAATTTCCGGAAGCGCACCAGCAAAGAAAAAGAAGAAATGGAATTGCGGATCAAATGCAATACCGTCAACGAAATCTTGAGTGCTGTCGATAACTTTGAACGGGCGAGATTGCAGCTCAAGCCCACGTCCGAAGATGGCATCAGTATCCACAAAAGCTACCAAGGCGTGTACAAGCAACTCGTCGAAGGCCTCAAAAAAATTGGTGTTTCTGCCATGCGCCCAGAAGGTCAAGAATTTGACCCCAACTTCCACGAAGCCATTTTTCAAGAACCCACCACTGAATACCCCGAAGGTACAGTCATCGAACAGGTTGTGCGGGGTTATCTCTTAGGGGATATGGTGTTGCGCCATGCCATGGTCAAAGTTGCGACGGCCCCGGAGGTATCTAGTGATGATGCAGCCAGTGACGGTGAGAGCTAGCTAGGGACCACTCAAAAATATCTCGGTAGGGCCACTCGTTTGCCGCCGCCAAGCAAATTCCCTGGCCCTGGCCGAATTTATCAGTAACATTTCAGAGTAAACTTCCGGTAATTTTTCCGCCAGCGAACCATGGGCAAAGTAATTGGCATTGATCTCGGCACCACCAATAGCTGCGTTTCTGTCCTTGAGGGCGGAAAACCCATGGTTATTACCAATGCAGAAGGGGCGCGGACAACTCCCAGCATTGTGGGCTTTGGGAAAAGTGATATTCGTCTTGTTGGGCAATTGGCAAAACGTCAAAGCGTGACTAATGCAGAGAATACGGTTTACAGTATCAAGCGCTTCATTGGTCGGCGCTGGGATGATACGGAACAGGAACGGCAGCGTGTGCCGTATAAATGTGTCCGAGGCAAAGATGACACCGTAGATGTGGCTATCCGCAAGCAGGTTTTTACGCCCCAGGAAATCTCGGCGATGGTGCTCCAAAAGCTCAAAGCTGATGCTGAAGCTTTTTTAGGGGAAGAGGTATCCCAAGCGGTGATCACGGTGCCTGCTTATTTTACTGATGCCCAGCGCCAAGCCACCAAAGATGCTGGGACGATCGCCGGCCTAGAAGTGCTCCGCATCATTAACGAGCCGACCGCCGCCGCCCTTGCCTATGGACTGGATAAGCAAGACCATGAAGAGTTTATCTTGGTGTTTGATCTAGGGGGGGGCACCTTTGATGTCTCCATTCTCCAGTTGGGGGATGGTGTTTTTGAAGTTAAATCAACCTCTGGCAATAATAAGCTTGGGGGCGATGATTTTGACAGTGCTATTGTGTCCTGGATGGTAGAAACCTTCCAGCAAAATGAAGGCATTGATCTCAGTGGCGATAAGATGGCGATCCAGCGGCTCCGGGAAGCGGCAGAGAAAGCCAAAATCGAACTTTCAAGCACCATCACTACTTCTATTAATCTGCCTTTCATTACCGCCGATGACAGCGGCCCTAAGCATTTTGAGATTGAACTTGCCCGTTCTCAATTTGAAGAGCTTGTCCGGGGCTATATTGATGCCACCCTCCGTCCGGTGGAACAAGCTCTCAAGGATGCAGAATTAACCATCGATAACATTGACCGTATTATTTTGGTCGGTGGTTCCACCCGTATCCCTGCTGTCCAACAAGCGATCCAAGGCTTTTTTCATGGAAAACAAATTGATCGCTCGGTAAACCCCGATGAGGCGATCGCCGTTGGCGCCGCCATCCAAGCTGGTGTTCTCAGTGGAGAAGTAAAAGATGTCCTGCTGCTTGATGTCACCCCCATTTCTTTGGGAATTGAAACCCTTGGGGAAGTTTTCACAAAAATTATCGACCGGAATACGACGCTCCCCACGAGCAATTCCCAGGTTTTCTCCACCGCCACCGATGGTCAAACTTCCGTAGAAGTCCATGTGCTCCAGGGGGAACGGGCCCTGGCAAAGGACAATAAAAGTCTGGGGAAATTTTTACTGACGGGAATTCCCCCAGCCCCCAGGGGTTTACCACAAATTGAAGTCAGTTTTGAAATTGATGTGAACGGAATTTTGCGTGTTTCGGCTCAGGATCGAGGCACCGGTAAAGAACAGGGCATCAAAATCAGCAATACAGGGGGCTTAGACCCGGCAGAAATTGAAGCAATGCGGGCTGAGGCGGCCAAATATGCCGAGCAAGATCGTCAGCGGCTTCAGGTGGTGGATCTACAAAATCAGGCGGATAGCCTTTTTTATAGCCTTGATTCTACCCTGCGAGAAAATAGCGACCTGATCACCCCAGAAACTAGAACCCAGTTAATCGAAAAACGAGCTCTCCTGGAGCAATCATTTACCGACCAATCTTTTTCGATCGCCGAAATTCGTCGCCTCCTCGAAGACTTTAAAGATGCTCTTTTGGCGATCGGCTCAAAACTTTATGACAGTGAAGGGACGCCGACCTATCGACCCCCCACGGCCTATCCTGTCCAGACCGCAGAAGATGATGGGGTCCTCGACTTCCCTGTAGAACCGGGTATTGTCATTGAAGGTGGCGAAGGGAGCATCACTGGGGACTACGAAAGTATTGACTAAACGTAGGTTTTGGTGGCAATGCTCCTCTGGTTAGGTTGTTGCTGGAGTCCTTCAGCTATACTGGCGATTTTTGGCCTGTCGTGAAAGGATGAATTATGGTCAGATTGATTTCGGATTTTGATGGAGTCGTGGTCGATCTCTCAGAACGTTACTATCACGTTTATCGCTGGCGGTTAACTCAACTCGCCCAACCAGGTCAGGCGATCGCCCCCCTGACTAAGACAGAATTTTGGGCCCTCAAGCGCCAAAAAGTTTCCCAACGAGAATTGGGCCTTCGTTCCGGTTTAACAGAAGAGCAACTGCCTGAATTTAAGCAGCTCCGGGACGACCACGCCCATCGCTTGGAGAATATGGTGCACGATCGCCTCATTGAAGGGTCCCTAGAAGCATTGACCGCAGCTAAAACCTGGGGCTGGGAGGTGATGACCGTGACCATGCGCCGCCACAGCGAACTAAACCAAGCCCTAGCATTACAACCAGAATTACGGGCCGTGTTTCCAGGCGATCGCCGCTTTTGTATCCCTGACACCGCCGAGCGCACCCAAGATATTGACCAAAAGCCCGTTCTCTTGGGGGAAACCCTCGCCCAGTTGCCCCCCAGGGAAGCCACTTGGATGGTGGGAGACACTGAAGCTGATATCCGCGCTGCCCAACGTCACCGAATTCCTGTGGTGGCCGTGTTATCCGGGATACGCGATCGTCCCCGGCTCGAAGCGCACCAGCCAGATTTTATCGTGGCCAATCTGTGGGAAGCAGTGCAGCTAATCCGTGAAACAGTCGCCCGCTAGACCGAAAAAAAGCTGTGTTATAATTTTTTCGCCTTATTGGGGCTGTGGCTCAGTAGGATAGAGCAAGCGCCTCCTGAATCGTTCGGGCAGCATGGAGCGGAAACGCCATGGCTGAATGTGGTCAAATTCAAGGAAGCCTAAGTGACCAGTGAGCTTTTTTAGCAAAAAGTTTGTTGCCATAGGGTAACCCTGAGCCAAGCCCTGCGGTGCCTCGCCGGGGGAAGGTGCAGAGACTAGCGTGTTGGTTTTGGGGCAATTTTTCGGAAGATCCATCGTTAAATTTAATTTAGCGAAACATCTTCGCCAACAACGCATAACGGCCACCACCTACGGAAAATTTTTAAATTTCTAAGGTGAAGAGATAGTCCAGAGAGTCGGGGAAACCCACACCAATCTGAAGCGCTAGGTCGCCGGTTCGAATCCGGCCAGTCCCGTTTTTAAACCATCCTTATCAAGGGGAGAGAGTCCCTACAAATCTGGGGGCGATCGCTCCGCGCCAAAACAAAAAAACTCCCACCTCTACTTGAGGTGGGAGTCGGCTATTCAAGCAAAAAATTGTTTTAAAAAAGTTTACTAAAGCAACCATCAAGAGGGGTGAACTTTTAAATCACCGTACCATCGGGAATAATCGCATTTTTGAGCACCACTGTAATGCCACTGCGGATGTAGTAGCCTTGCTCCTCGCGGCTGGCTTCCTCGATATTCTCCTTATTGACGATCATCACATTTTTGCCGATGCGAGCATTTTTATCGACGATCGCCCGCCGGATAGTGCTGCCAGAGCCGATACCAATCGCTGGTTTGCCATTGCGGAGCGCCTCTTGACGTTTCTCATAGGGTTCGTACATGTCAGCCCCCATGAGCATGCTGTCTTCGATGGTGCAATCCGCCTCAACGCGGGTGCGAATCCCCAAAACCGAATGGTGGATGCGGCAATTTTTCAGAATACACCCTTCACTAATCATCGATTCAGTGACGTCGGCATTCAAGATTTTCGTGGGCGGTAGATAGCGGGCCCGGGTATAGATCGGTGCCTTTTCGTCATAGAAACTAAAGGGCGGAATGGGCTGCTGGGTGAGGCCCAAGTTAGCATCATAGAACGCTTCGATAGTCCCAATATCTGCCCAATAATCATCAAATAGATAAGCTTGGACGTTGTAGTCTTTCGCTGCATCAGGGATGATTTCTTTGCCGAAGTCGGTTTTGTCTTTGCCTTCCCGGAGCAAATCGAGGAGCACTTGCTTCTTAAAGACATAGATCCCCATGGAGGCAATGTAGGGTTTTTCCTTCGCTTGCTCTGCGTTGAGGCCCAAGGATTGGGTGTCAACCTGCATTGCTTTGAGGGCATCACCAGTAGGCTTTTCGCTGAAATCAACGACCCGGCCACTGGGGTCAATTTTCATCAACCCGAAAGCAGAGGCGACTTTTTCGCCGACGGGCACCACAGAAAGGGTGATATCGGCA
The nucleotide sequence above comes from [Synechococcus] sp. NIES-970. Encoded proteins:
- the pilT_1 gene encoding twitching motility protein gives rise to the protein MEYMIEDLMEQLVEMGGSDMHIQAGAPVYFRVSGKLGPINDEPLSAQEAQKLIFSMLNNTQRKDLEQNWELDCSYGVKGLARFRVNVYKERGCYAACLRALSSKIPNFDQLGLPDIVREMAERPRGLVLVTGQTGSGKTTTMAAMLDLINRTRAEHILTVEDPIEYVFPNHKSLFHQRQKGEDTKSFANALRAALREDPDIILVGEMRDLETISLAISAAETGHLVFGTLHTNSAASTIDRMLDVFPPIQQPQIRAMLSNSLLAVFSQCLVKKANPKPGEFGRAMAQEMMVVTPAIANLIREGKTAQIYSAIQTGMKLGMQTMEQALAALVATGSVTFEEALSKSGKPDELQRLVGGALGAGAAAKRR
- a CDS encoding haloacid dehalogenase-like hydrolase yields the protein MVRLISDFDGVVVDLSERYYHVYRWRLTQLAQPGQAIAPLTKTEFWALKRQKVSQRELGLRSGLTEEQLPEFKQLRDDHAHRLENMVHDRLIEGSLEALTAAKTWGWEVMTVTMRRHSELNQALALQPELRAVFPGDRRFCIPDTAERTQDIDQKPVLLGETLAQLPPREATWMVGDTEADIRAAQRHRIPVVAVLSGIRDRPRLEAHQPDFIVANLWEAVQLIRETVAR
- the dnaK_1 gene encoding chaperone protein DnaK, Heat shock 70 kDa protein 1, coding for MGKVIGIDLGTTNSCVSVLEGGKPMVITNAEGARTTPSIVGFGKSDIRLVGQLAKRQSVTNAENTVYSIKRFIGRRWDDTEQERQRVPYKCVRGKDDTVDVAIRKQVFTPQEISAMVLQKLKADAEAFLGEEVSQAVITVPAYFTDAQRQATKDAGTIAGLEVLRIINEPTAAALAYGLDKQDHEEFILVFDLGGGTFDVSILQLGDGVFEVKSTSGNNKLGGDDFDSAIVSWMVETFQQNEGIDLSGDKMAIQRLREAAEKAKIELSSTITTSINLPFITADDSGPKHFEIELARSQFEELVRGYIDATLRPVEQALKDAELTIDNIDRIILVGGSTRIPAVQQAIQGFFHGKQIDRSVNPDEAIAVGAAIQAGVLSGEVKDVLLLDVTPISLGIETLGEVFTKIIDRNTTLPTSNSQVFSTATDGQTSVEVHVLQGERALAKDNKSLGKFLLTGIPPAPRGLPQIEVSFEIDVNGILRVSAQDRGTGKEQGIKISNTGGLDPAEIEAMRAEAAKYAEQDRQRLQVVDLQNQADSLFYSLDSTLRENSDLITPETRTQLIEKRALLEQSFTDQSFSIAEIRRLLEDFKDALLAIGSKLYDSEGTPTYRPPTAYPVQTAEDDGVLDFPVEPGIVIEGGEGSITGDYESID
- the glgC gene encoding glucose-1-phosphate adenylyltransferase is translated as MKRVLGIILGGGAGTRLYPLTKLRAKPAVPLAGKYRLIDIPVSNCINSEIHKIYVLTQFNSASLNRHISQTYNFTGFTEGFTEVLAAQQTKENPDWFQGTADAVRQYSWLLEDWDVDEYIILSGDHLYRMDYREFIQRHRETNADITLSVVPVGEKVASAFGLMKIDPSGRVVDFSEKPTGDALKAMQVDTQSLGLNAEQAKEKPYIASMGIYVFKKQVLLDLLREGKDKTDFGKEIIPDAAKDYNVQAYLFDDYWADIGTIEAFYDANLGLTQQPIPPFSFYDEKAPIYTRARYLPPTKILNADVTESMISEGCILKNCRIHHSVLGIRTRVEADCTIEDSMLMGADMYEPYEKRQEALRNGKPAIGIGSGSTIRRAIVDKNARIGKNVMIVNKENIEEASREEQGYYIRSGITVVLKNAIIPDGTVI
- the gspE gene encoding general secretion pathway protein E, encoding MTQSPLPKRTRALALRNDFSPFGNKLIQQGVIDHQQMEKALVETRRSGRPLTAIVEELTGKALSPELVQQYKKHHLFELKILYGLNSIDPEVQKIDIDQMGELVNSLVPVELCRRHRLLPIRRIQDEVIVAMVEPDNLAAQDDLNRLFRLQNLTLRRIVITEDDYRQVLDGYLEQQVQVQIQQQEQAAKAAEAAALKKAVDIEDLDLGVSGELEEQGDDSADLMNENQASSAPVIKLVNKVLLKALQEGASDIHIEPQENDLRIRFRRDGVLQYAFDPLPKRIIPAVSARFKIMADLDIAERRSPQDGRIRRVFKGRKVDFRVNSLPSRYGEKIVLRILDNSSTQLGLDLLITNQNILSQVRELAQRPFGLILVTGPTGSGKSTTLYSILAERNNPGVNISTAEDPIEYSLPGITQVQVIREKGMDFASILRAFLRQDPDVILVGETRDKETAKTAIEAALTGHLVLTTLHTNDAPGAIARLDEMGVEPFMVSGALLGVLAQRLMRRVCSECRIPYEPTVEELARYGISSSESGQLTVYRANTLTPEQIQIAKDTGSLCPKCGGGGYKGRVGVYEFMQNSEEIERLINSGATTDMIKEAAVQAGMLSILAYSLELVREGHTTFEEVDRVTFTDSGLEAELKAKRKTGLVCQTCSAELKPEWIDCPYCMTPRFG
- the grpE gene encoding heat shock protein, with amino-acid sequence MVEDTKNLDSPIEPGSTPESTADAAPGNTIESNLGDDAATTEVQVNEVFDTDEDSQEDDTPLDSAELELVVAALQQEITTLRQQLNTQSQQTEDFKGQYLRIVADFENFRKRTSKEKEEMELRIKCNTVNEILSAVDNFERARLQLKPTSEDGISIHKSYQGVYKQLVEGLKKIGVSAMRPEGQEFDPNFHEAIFQEPTTEYPEGTVIEQVVRGYLLGDMVLRHAMVKVATAPEVSSDDAASDGES